In one Dermacentor variabilis isolate Ectoservices chromosome 4, ASM5094787v1, whole genome shotgun sequence genomic region, the following are encoded:
- the RfC38 gene encoding replication factor C subunit RfC38, producing the protein MSLWVDKHRPSNLSKLDYHQEQAAYLKKLVHGGDFPHLLVYGPSGAGKKTRIMCVLRELYGAGVERLRIEHQNFVTPSKKKIEIVTVASNYHIEVNPSEAGIHDRVVVQELLKTVAQTQQLESSAQRDFKVVILTEVDKLTKDAQHALRRTMEKYMATCRLILCCNSCSKVIPAIRSRCLAIRVAAPSVDEVITVLNLVARREGITLPDTLARAIAAQSHRNLRRAVLMLEACRAQQYPFSDNQKVRQPDWELYLEETAKMIVQEQSVRRLSEVRARLYELLTHLIPPDVILKGLLKQVVANCDGQLKGEVTALAAQYEHRLQLGSKAIYHLEAFVAKVMAIYKNFLDESISGFF; encoded by the exons ATGAGCTTGTGGGTGGATAAACATCGACCTTCCAACCTTTCGAAACTCGACTACCACCAAGAACAGGCGGCCTACTTGAAGAAACTG GTCCACGGCGGCGACTTTCCACACCTGCTTGTATATGGACCGTCCGGAGCCGGAAAGAAGACACGAATTATGTGTGTCCTGCGAGAGCTGTATGGTGCTGGAGTGGAGAGGCTGAGGATAGAACATCAGAACTTTGTTACGCCATCCAAGAAAAAGATAGAGATTGTCACTGTTGCAAGCAACTACCACATTGAGGTGAATCCGAG CGAGGCTGGCATCCACGACAGAGTTGTGGTTCAAGAATTGTTGAAGACAGTTGCCCAGACCCAGCAACTTGAGAGTAGTGCCCAGAGGGATTTTAAAG TGGTAATACTAACAGAAGTCGACAAGCTGACTAAGGATGCCCAGCATGCCCTTAGACGTACCATGGAGAAGTACATGGCAACGTGCCGGCTGATCCTGTGTTGCAACTCGTGTAGCAAAGTGATTCCTGCTATAAGAAGCAGGTGCCTGGCGATCAGGGTGGCCGCACCATCTGTTGATGAG GTCATTACAGTGCTGAATCTTGTTGCACGAAGAGAAGGCATAACACTTCCAGACACCCTTGCTCGAGCTATAGCAGCGCAGAGTCATCGTAACCTGAGGCGGGCAGTGCTAATGCTCGAAGCGTGTCGAGCTCAGCA ATACCCATTCTCAGATAACCAAAAAGTGCGCCAGCCCGACTGGGAGCTGTATCTTGAAGAAACTGCAAAGATGATTGTTCAAGAACAAAGTGTCAGGAG GTTGTCCGAAGTAAGAGCTCGCCTTTATGAGCTTTTGACCCATCTCATCCCACCAGATGTCATCTTGAAG GGCCTGCTGAAGCAGGTGGTGGCCAACTGTGATGGGCAGCTGAAGGGCGAGGTTACTGCTCTAGCAGCACAGTACGAGCACAGGTTGCAGCTAGGAAGCAAGGCCATCTACCACCTGGAGGCGTTTGTGGCCAAAGTCATGGCCATCTACAAGAACTTCCTTGATGAGAGCATCTCGGGATTCTTCTAG